In Acidobacteriota bacterium, a single window of DNA contains:
- the rplB gene encoding 50S ribosomal protein L2, giving the protein MAIRKYNPTSPGTRHRTTQRREELTAEKPLKALTKGKKRISGRDGKGQIAVRRRGGGHKRKYRSIDFKRQKDGIPATVASIEYDPNRSARIALLHYADGEKRYILAPNGLQAGDKVESGPSADIVPGNNLPLLNIPLGATIHNIELSQGRGGQLVRSAGAAAQLVAKEGSYAQVRLPSGEVRRIHIHCRATLGQVGNLNHENVSLGKAGAKRWKGRRPKVRGVAMNPVDHPMGGGEGRTSGGRHPCSPWGWQTKGKKTRRNKRTDKFIVRRRKKK; this is encoded by the coding sequence ATGGCAATTCGCAAGTACAATCCGACCTCGCCCGGAACGCGTCACCGCACCACTCAGCGCCGCGAGGAGCTCACGGCCGAGAAGCCGCTCAAGGCGCTCACCAAGGGTAAAAAGCGCATCAGCGGACGCGACGGAAAGGGCCAGATCGCCGTGCGCCGGCGCGGCGGGGGACACAAGCGCAAGTACCGCAGCATCGATTTCAAGCGGCAGAAGGACGGGATCCCGGCCACCGTGGCCTCCATCGAGTACGATCCCAACCGCAGCGCCCGCATCGCCCTGCTCCATTACGCCGACGGCGAAAAGCGCTACATCCTGGCTCCCAACGGGCTGCAGGCCGGCGACAAGGTGGAATCGGGGCCCTCGGCCGACATCGTGCCGGGCAACAACCTGCCCCTGCTCAACATTCCGCTGGGCGCCACCATCCACAACATCGAGCTCTCCCAAGGACGGGGAGGGCAGTTGGTGCGCAGCGCCGGGGCGGCCGCTCAGTTGGTGGCCAAGGAAGGATCCTACGCCCAGGTGAGGCTGCCCTCCGGCGAGGTGCGGCGCATCCACATCCACTGCCGGGCCACGCTGGGCCAGGTGGGCAACCTGAACCATGAAAACGTCTCCTTGGGCAAGGCCGGGGCCAAGCGCTGGAAAGGGCGCCGTCCCAAGGTCCGCGGAGTGGCCATGAATCCCGTCGATCACCCCATGGGCGGCGGCGAGGGCCGCACCTCGGGCGGACGCCACCCCTGCTCGCCCTGGGGCTGGCAGACCAAGGGCAAGAAGACGCGCCGCAACAAGCGCACCGACAAGTTCATCGTGCGCCGGCGCAAGAAGAAGTAG
- the rpsS gene encoding 30S ribosomal protein S19, with the protein MPRSVKKGPFIDEHLMKKVQHYNETNDKSVIKTWSRRSTIFPDMVGHTIAVHNGKKFIPIYITENMVGHKLGEFAPTRTYKGHATRSEKGARVR; encoded by the coding sequence ATGCCCAGAAGCGTCAAGAAAGGGCCCTTCATCGACGAGCACTTGATGAAGAAGGTCCAGCATTACAACGAGACCAACGACAAGAGCGTGATCAAGACCTGGTCGCGCCGGTCGACCATTTTCCCCGACATGGTGGGGCACACCATCGCCGTCCACAACGGCAAAAAGTTCATCCCCATCTACATCACGGAAAACATGGTGGGCCACAAGCTGGGCGAGTTCGCGCCCACCCGCACCTACAAGGGGCACGCCACCAGGTCTGAGAAGGGCGCCCGCGTCAGATAG